DNA from Pseudomonas mendocina:
GGAGATGACTCTCGGGAAGAACGGCGAGTGCCGCGATGCCTATAGATTAAGGGCTTCAGCGCAGCGCTGGCCAATGCTGTTGTTTGCTGACCTATGCACAATCGGCATAATGCAGGTGTGACTACAGTCGCGCACCAAACGTGTGCACGGCACCGACACAAGCGGAGGATGGCCCGTGAATCTGGAAACCAAATGGCTGGAAGACTTCGTCACCCTGGCCGCCACCCGCAGCTTCTCCCAGGCGGCACAGAAGCGCTTCGTCACACAGCCCGCGTTCAGCCGACGCATCCGCAGCCTCGAGGCGGCGCTGGGGCTGACCCTGGTCAATCGCGCACGCACACCGGTGGAGCTGACCGAATCCGGCCAGCTGTTCCTGCTCACCGCGCGCAGCATGGTCGAGCAACTGGGCGAGGTGGTGCGTCACCTGCATCACCTCGAAGGCCAACAGGGCGAGGCGCTGCAGATCGCCGCCGCCCACTCGCTGGTGTTCGGCTTCTTTCCCGAATGGATCGCCCGCCTGCGCCGCGATGGCTTGCCGCTGACCACCCGCCTGGTGGCGACCAACGTCGGCGAAGCGGTGCACTCGCTGCGCGAAGGCACTTGCGACCTGATACTCGCCTACCACGACCAGGACGCCGCCGTGCAGCTGGCACCGGACATGTTCCCGTCGCTGCACCTGGGCTACAGCGAGATGCTGCCGGTCTGCGCCGTGGACGAAAACGGCGCGCCGCTGTTCGACCTGGACTCCGGGCAGAGCGTGCCGCTGCTGGCGTACAGCGCCGGCACCTTTCTCGGCCGTTCGGTGAACCTGTTGCTGCGCCAGCGCGCCCTGCGCTCGACCACCGTGCACGAAACCGCCATGGCCGACAGCCTCAAAGCCATGGCCCTGCAAGGCCTGGGCGTGGCCTGGGTACCGCGCCTGTCGATGAGCCCCGAGCTGGCCCGTGGCGAGCTGGTGATATGCGGCAAGGAACACTGGCATATCCCGCTGGAGATTCGCCTGTACCGCTGGGGCATGTCGCGCAAGGCGGCCGTGCGCCTGCTGTGGCGCAAGCTGGAGACGGGCGAGGTGGGTGGCTGAGTAACGCACCCTACGGGTAAGGCATTCGCGGCTGAAGCCGCTCCTACGGGGTATGTGATTCTCTGTAGGAGCGGCTTCAGCCGCGAAATTCTAAGGTCGAGTCAAATCGCTGAGCCTTACTTGCCCGACTTGATCGACGTCCACGCCCGCGTACGCACACGTTCGATCTTCTGCGGCAGCGGCTGCACCACGTACAACGATTTCTGCAGCTCCGGCGTCGGCGTCAGGTCGTGGTCGTCGGCGATGTCCTTACCCACCAGTTGCATGCCCGGCACGTTGGGGTTGGGGTAGCCGAGGAAGTCGCTGATCGGCGCGATCACCTTGGGTTCGAGCAGGTGGTTGATGAAGGCATGCGCTTCGTCAGAGTTCTGCGCGCTCTTCGGAATGGCCCAGGTATCGAACCAG
Protein-coding regions in this window:
- a CDS encoding LysR substrate-binding domain-containing protein produces the protein MNLETKWLEDFVTLAATRSFSQAAQKRFVTQPAFSRRIRSLEAALGLTLVNRARTPVELTESGQLFLLTARSMVEQLGEVVRHLHHLEGQQGEALQIAAAHSLVFGFFPEWIARLRRDGLPLTTRLVATNVGEAVHSLREGTCDLILAYHDQDAAVQLAPDMFPSLHLGYSEMLPVCAVDENGAPLFDLDSGQSVPLLAYSAGTFLGRSVNLLLRQRALRSTTVHETAMADSLKAMALQGLGVAWVPRLSMSPELARGELVICGKEHWHIPLEIRLYRWGMSRKAAVRLLWRKLETGEVGG